From one Tetragenococcus osmophilus genomic stretch:
- a CDS encoding ABC transporter ATP-binding protein, giving the protein MLVLEDLSKSFGNYRAVDQLSFTINKGKIMGLIGQNGAGKTTTFRLILNFLQADEGEIWWNGHKLSTKEYNTIGYLPEERGLYPRVTIYDQLIYFARLRGKTKKEIAPKIDEWMERFQVKGKKTDKVKTLSKGNQQKVQLIATLIHEPELVILDEPFSGLDPVNAELLKKGIMELKEKGSCVIFSSHNMDNVEKICDQLIMLSNGAAVLNGEVQEIRESFGRTTVFLESSLTKEELEEITGVKNVAKKDQGYLEIQLDDPEVGETIFSKATANGYIPMFSQQPPTLEEIFKMKAGGGYE; this is encoded by the coding sequence GTGTTAGTGTTGGAAGATTTGTCAAAATCTTTTGGAAATTATCGTGCTGTGGACCAATTGTCTTTTACTATTAATAAAGGTAAAATTATGGGCCTAATCGGTCAAAATGGTGCTGGGAAGACAACAACGTTTCGTCTGATTTTAAATTTTTTACAAGCAGATGAAGGCGAAATATGGTGGAATGGACATAAGTTGAGTACCAAAGAATATAATACAATTGGATATTTACCCGAGGAACGTGGCCTATATCCTAGAGTGACTATTTACGACCAATTGATTTATTTTGCTCGCTTGCGAGGAAAAACAAAAAAAGAAATTGCTCCTAAAATTGATGAGTGGATGGAACGATTTCAAGTAAAAGGCAAGAAGACGGACAAAGTTAAGACTTTATCTAAAGGAAACCAACAGAAGGTTCAGTTGATCGCTACTTTAATTCATGAACCTGAGTTAGTGATTTTGGATGAACCTTTTAGTGGATTAGATCCGGTTAATGCTGAATTATTAAAAAAAGGAATTATGGAGCTTAAAGAAAAGGGATCTTGTGTCATTTTTTCCAGCCACAACATGGATAATGTAGAAAAAATCTGTGATCAACTAATTATGTTAAGTAATGGTGCAGCTGTTTTAAATGGAGAAGTTCAAGAAATTCGTGAATCTTTTGGGAGAACGACGGTTTTCTTAGAATCGTCTTTAACCAAAGAAGAGTTAGAAGAAATTACTGGTGTTAAAAATGTTGCTAAAAAAGATCAAGGCTATCTAGAAATTCAGCTTGATGACCCTGAAGTAGGGGAGACGATCTTTTCTAAAGCTACCGCGAATGGATATATCCCAATGTTTAGTCAACAACCACCTACGTTAGAAGAAATATTTAAAATGAAAGCAGGTGGGGGCTATGAATAA
- a CDS encoding ABC transporter permease — protein sequence MNKFWVIAGDVYKKNVRSVSFFIMLLVPFVLGGIIYVAGYFGGQSEEVDTIGITTDSAELAEGINAAAPEDYDFKIVDSRADGEKELSAEQIDGLLSVELGENQQLNATLYSESSMGQSTELTLQQILSSIQTNLRAEELGLSSNKVQSLNQAAAFNQQRVSFNDADEMELGEDTEGFNFAISFAATIVLFVFIITYAGIISQEIASEKGTRIMEVILSSTRAQVHFYGKLVGILLVAFTQMIVYVAAFALSYQWLKDIDIVKNVLDSVSIQGVFGTFLIFTSLFLVLGIFIYAVLAALCGSLVTKTEDTSKVILPVTYLSLIGYLLGISLGSFDPGNLIIRITSYIPFLSSYLMPIRLANETASIQEAVISLVILVGTTFLLTVISAKMYKSNVLVYNDKGIVATLKQSFTLMKS from the coding sequence ATGAATAAATTTTGGGTCATTGCAGGCGACGTTTATAAGAAAAATGTACGTTCTGTTTCCTTCTTTATTATGTTATTAGTTCCTTTTGTTTTAGGAGGAATTATCTATGTTGCGGGTTACTTTGGTGGACAAAGTGAAGAAGTAGACACGATTGGAATTACAACAGATTCAGCTGAACTGGCCGAAGGAATCAATGCTGCAGCCCCTGAAGATTATGATTTTAAGATCGTTGATTCTAGAGCTGATGGAGAAAAAGAACTATCAGCAGAACAAATCGATGGACTTTTGTCTGTTGAATTAGGTGAAAATCAGCAACTTAATGCAACATTATATAGTGAATCTAGTATGGGTCAGTCGACAGAACTGACCTTACAACAAATTTTATCTTCTATTCAAACTAATTTGCGAGCAGAAGAGTTAGGCTTATCAAGCAATAAAGTACAAAGTTTGAACCAAGCGGCCGCGTTTAATCAGCAGCGCGTTAGCTTTAATGACGCAGATGAAATGGAATTAGGGGAGGACACGGAAGGATTTAACTTTGCGATTAGTTTTGCAGCGACGATCGTTTTATTTGTTTTTATTATCACTTACGCAGGAATCATTTCACAAGAAATCGCTTCGGAAAAAGGGACACGGATTATGGAAGTAATCTTATCCAGTACAAGAGCTCAAGTACATTTTTATGGGAAGCTTGTGGGGATTTTACTGGTCGCTTTTACACAAATGATTGTTTATGTAGCAGCTTTTGCCCTTAGTTATCAGTGGCTAAAGGATATTGACATTGTAAAAAACGTATTGGATTCAGTTTCTATCCAAGGAGTTTTTGGAACCTTCCTTATTTTTACTAGCCTATTTTTAGTATTAGGGATCTTTATCTATGCTGTATTAGCGGCATTATGTGGTTCACTAGTCACCAAAACAGAAGATACATCAAAAGTTATTTTACCAGTTACTTATTTATCTTTGATTGGTTATTTATTAGGGATCTCTTTAGGTTCGTTCGATCCTGGTAATCTTATTATCCGTATCACTTCTTATATTCCGTTCCTGTCTTCTTATTTAATGCCTATCCGTCTGGCAAACGAGACAGCCTCGATTCAAGAAGCAGTGATTTCTTTAGTAATTCTAGTCGGAACGACTTTCTTACTGACAGTTATTTCTGCTAAAATGTATAAATCAAATGTATTGGTTTATAACGACAAAGGTATTGTAGCAACATTAAAACAATCCTTTACTTTAATGAAAAGCTAG
- a CDS encoding HD domain-containing protein, which produces MSLPYKYQTLPIEKVFRDPVHNYIHVNHQVILDLINSKEVQRLRRIKQLGTSSFTFHGAEHSRFSHSLGVYEITRRICNIFQQNYSSEKLGEEGWDDSQRLVALCAALLHDVGHGPYSHTFERIFHTNHEEITVAIITSPETEVYQILNSVEAGFPEKVASVITKTYPNPQVVQMISSQIDADRMDYLLRDAYFTGTKYGTFDLTRILRMIRPCKSGIVFAINGMHAVEDYIVSRYQMYVQVYFHRSSRGMEVVLEHLLNRAHELFPKETAMLQNTAQLLIPFFKENFSLQDYLRLDDGVLNTAFNLWSETSDLILSDLSQRFLNRKPLKSCRFVPEVQDNLISQMQQIVEKAGFNPTYYTAINSSYDLPYDFYQPKLEKHRTQIELQQNDGTLVELSQVSPLVAALAGQEQGDHRFYFPKEMIEERLQNNYDLFGETYQSFASHIHNGELI; this is translated from the coding sequence ATGTCTCTACCTTATAAGTATCAGACCCTGCCGATCGAAAAAGTTTTTCGCGATCCGGTTCACAATTATATTCATGTAAACCACCAAGTTATTCTTGATTTAATTAATTCAAAAGAAGTGCAACGTTTACGTCGGATCAAACAGCTAGGTACTTCTTCTTTTACCTTTCATGGGGCAGAACATAGTCGTTTTTCTCATTCTTTAGGTGTTTATGAAATTACTCGACGAATTTGCAATATCTTCCAACAAAACTATTCCAGTGAAAAGTTGGGAGAAGAGGGATGGGATGATTCTCAACGACTCGTCGCTTTATGTGCAGCTCTTTTGCATGATGTAGGACATGGCCCTTACTCTCACACTTTTGAACGAATTTTCCATACAAATCATGAAGAAATTACAGTCGCTATTATTACTTCTCCAGAAACAGAAGTTTATCAAATATTGAATAGTGTCGAAGCAGGTTTTCCAGAAAAAGTAGCCAGTGTCATTACTAAAACTTATCCTAATCCACAAGTGGTACAAATGATCTCCAGCCAAATCGACGCTGATCGAATGGACTACTTATTACGAGATGCTTATTTTACTGGGACTAAATATGGAACATTTGACTTAACTAGGATTTTACGAATGATTCGTCCTTGTAAAAGTGGTATTGTCTTTGCTATAAACGGCATGCATGCTGTTGAAGACTACATTGTTTCAAGATATCAAATGTATGTCCAAGTCTACTTCCACCGTAGTTCTCGTGGAATGGAAGTTGTTTTAGAACATTTACTCAATCGTGCTCATGAACTTTTTCCAAAAGAAACAGCAATGCTGCAAAATACAGCACAGCTGTTAATTCCCTTTTTTAAAGAAAATTTTTCCTTACAAGATTATCTACGTTTAGATGACGGGGTGTTAAATACAGCTTTTAACCTTTGGAGTGAAACAAGCGACCTTATTCTAAGTGATCTTTCACAGCGCTTTTTAAATCGTAAGCCTTTAAAATCTTGCCGTTTTGTACCCGAAGTACAAGATAACTTGATTTCTCAAATGCAACAAATTGTTGAAAAAGCTGGATTTAATCCAACTTACTATACAGCTATTAATTCTAGCTATGATTTGCCTTACGACTTTTACCAGCCAAAATTAGAAAAACACCGAACACAAATCGAACTACAGCAAAACGATGGCACACTTGTCGAATTATCTCAAGTTAGCCCCTTAGTCGCTGCTTTGGCCGGTCAAGAGCAAGGAGACCATCGCTTCTATTTCCCTAAAGAAATGATAGAAGAACGCCTGCAAAATAATTACGATTTATTTGGTGAAACTTATCAATCGTTTGCTTCACACATCCATAATGGGGAGCTCATTTAA
- the rpoE gene encoding DNA-directed RNA polymerase subunit delta, with amino-acid sequence MEIKAFENVNKSDLSMIEVAHAILEEKGEVMDFSDIVNATQEYLDIPDSQIRSSLAQFYTDLNTDGSFISLGENRWGLRSWYAIDSINEEVTHGLEDEEDQRPHRNKVNAFSSVDQDVIDYTDDDPEDADLTATDDDDDLFDDDDDDEEIAEYNSDLQKIGADNEEEEDLPGNIEEDLSVVDEDEEENTEENEDQA; translated from the coding sequence TTGGAAATTAAAGCATTCGAAAATGTAAATAAGAGTGACTTATCGATGATTGAGGTAGCACACGCTATCTTGGAAGAAAAAGGGGAAGTCATGGACTTTTCTGATATAGTAAATGCTACTCAGGAGTATTTAGATATCCCCGATAGTCAAATTCGCTCTTCCTTGGCTCAATTTTATACAGATTTGAATACCGATGGAAGTTTTATCTCACTAGGTGAAAATCGTTGGGGGCTACGTTCGTGGTATGCCATTGATTCGATCAATGAAGAAGTTACTCATGGACTAGAAGATGAAGAAGACCAACGTCCTCATCGTAATAAAGTAAATGCATTTAGCAGTGTTGATCAAGATGTCATTGATTACACCGATGATGATCCAGAAGATGCTGACTTGACGGCAACCGATGACGATGATGATCTATTTGATGATGACGATGACGACGAAGAAATCGCTGAGTATAATTCAGATCTACAAAAAATTGGTGCAGATAACGAAGAGGAAGAAGATTTACCAGGTAATATCGAAGAAGATTTATCTGTCGTTGACGAAGACGAAGAGGAAAATACAGAAGAAAACGAAGATCAAGCCTAA
- a CDS encoding DUF1934 domain-containing protein, with amino-acid sequence MDLTKGVPVSIHLRTEVNQNDEQEEFLFDIKGQVIRMGETLYIRYKEEQEDGSAPVSVTMKIFPDGAVQLTRAGEMHVRLKFVYHEQFETNYQTPYGTIFFSTYTKDLHFSLTDQPVAGKVTIAYDLFMAEQKIGSYNLLLEFSA; translated from the coding sequence ATGGATTTAACTAAAGGTGTTCCTGTATCAATCCATTTAAGAACAGAAGTTAACCAAAATGATGAGCAGGAAGAATTTTTATTTGATATCAAAGGACAAGTTATCCGAATGGGGGAGACGCTTTATATTCGTTATAAAGAAGAGCAAGAAGACGGTTCTGCTCCGGTTTCAGTAACGATGAAGATTTTTCCTGATGGCGCGGTTCAACTGACTCGTGCAGGAGAAATGCATGTGCGTTTAAAATTTGTTTATCATGAACAATTTGAGACAAATTATCAAACTCCTTATGGCACTATTTTCTTTAGCACCTATACAAAAGATTTACATTTTAGTTTAACTGACCAACCAGTGGCTGGAAAGGTTACAATTGCGTATGATTTGTTTATGGCGGAGCAAAAGATAGGTAGCTATAATTTATTACTTGAATTTTCTGCTTAG
- the rpoN gene encoding RNA polymerase factor sigma-54, producing MKFEQQFSQQQKQTQKLAMTQKLQQSIQILQYNTEDLIDFIDNQALENPLLEVEHPSYSSGYAKPRNSSGEEMDYLSQIPDTSISLFEHLLDQIHLNYRDTYLRQLVLYLVEYIDLNGFLQITLEEAAEKTGGTMVQLLDALTLIQQLDPAGVGARNLQECLMLQTERDNAAPHLAYVVLEEKFDELVDRKWEKIAKYFGITLSDVQEIFDYIQSLTPTPGAIYGSIEGLFIIPDLTVKIKDQEVQVLSNRKSIPKVKFQQNYFARMEKSQDPEVIKYLKDKQQDYEWLKKTMQQRGDTIYRVGEAIVARQRPFFLNKDRPVKPLTLKDISEELGIHESTVSRAVNGKYLETDFGVFELKSFFSKKIGAETNDRSSNDAKHLLQELVNQEDKSKPLSDQKLTELMKEKGVNISRRTVAKYRDALTIPGSTKRKRYDD from the coding sequence ATGAAATTTGAACAACAATTTTCACAACAACAAAAACAAACGCAAAAATTAGCGATGACCCAAAAGTTACAACAATCTATCCAAATTTTACAATATAATACGGAAGATTTAATCGATTTTATTGATAACCAAGCACTAGAAAACCCGTTATTAGAAGTTGAACATCCTTCTTATTCATCTGGTTATGCTAAGCCTCGCAATTCTTCTGGAGAAGAAATGGATTATCTTAGCCAAATTCCAGACACCTCAATTTCTTTATTTGAACATTTACTTGACCAAATTCATTTAAATTATCGGGATACTTATTTGCGACAGTTAGTTTTATATTTAGTCGAATACATTGATTTAAATGGTTTCTTGCAAATAACTTTAGAAGAAGCTGCCGAAAAAACTGGTGGCACCATGGTCCAATTGTTAGATGCTTTAACCTTAATCCAGCAATTGGACCCGGCAGGCGTAGGAGCACGTAATTTACAAGAGTGTTTGATGTTACAGACAGAACGAGATAATGCTGCGCCGCATTTAGCTTATGTCGTCTTAGAAGAAAAATTTGATGAATTAGTCGATCGCAAATGGGAAAAGATTGCAAAGTATTTTGGCATTACTTTAAGTGATGTACAAGAAATTTTTGATTATATACAAAGCTTAACTCCGACACCTGGAGCAATTTATGGTTCTATTGAAGGGCTATTTATTATTCCAGATTTAACTGTAAAAATAAAAGACCAAGAAGTCCAGGTATTATCAAATCGGAAAAGCATACCTAAAGTTAAGTTTCAGCAAAATTATTTTGCCCGTATGGAAAAAAGTCAGGATCCAGAAGTAATCAAGTACTTAAAAGATAAGCAACAAGACTATGAATGGCTTAAAAAAACAATGCAACAACGAGGAGATACAATTTATCGCGTGGGTGAAGCGATTGTTGCTCGTCAAAGGCCTTTTTTCTTGAATAAAGACCGCCCTGTTAAACCTTTAACTTTAAAAGATATTTCAGAAGAACTAGGAATCCACGAATCAACCGTAAGCCGTGCGGTTAATGGAAAATATTTGGAAACGGACTTTGGAGTCTTTGAATTGAAATCTTTTTTTAGTAAGAAAATCGGCGCTGAAACGAATGACCGTTCTTCTAATGATGCCAAGCATCTATTACAAGAGTTAGTTAATCAAGAAGATAAATCCAAGCCTTTATCTGACCAAAAACTAACCGAACTTATGAAAGAAAAAGGAGTAAACATTTCTCGGCGAACTGTAGCTAAATATCGTGATGCGTTAACTATTCCTGGCTCTACGAAACGGAAAAGGTATGATGACTAA
- a CDS encoding lipoate--protein ligase family protein produces MKTKVFDQELFTKETAMTPFALTDVLTETAGKNQKKLLHFWQFEQAFILGMKDARVNDLSKGVKVIRENHYEPVIRNAGGLGVISDEGVLNISWIFPKEEISIDRSYQKMLALIQKAFPELTINAYEIPHSYCPGKFDLSVGGKKIAGIAQRRVKEGIAVMMYLSVFGDQQQRSEIVRAFYQESLGNDYGKNGYPEVWPSTMTTLSNVLDRPLTIQETKNRFLQALGIDETAQNALNWIKEKKQMNQFEKKIRNMQQRNKQLEELNHVSTL; encoded by the coding sequence ATGAAAACAAAAGTATTTGATCAAGAACTTTTTACTAAAGAAACAGCAATGACCCCCTTTGCTCTCACAGATGTTTTAACTGAAACAGCAGGAAAAAATCAAAAGAAGCTTCTTCATTTCTGGCAATTTGAGCAGGCTTTTATTTTAGGAATGAAAGATGCCCGCGTCAATGATTTATCAAAAGGAGTAAAGGTAATTAGAGAAAACCATTATGAACCAGTAATACGTAATGCAGGTGGCTTAGGCGTTATCTCTGATGAAGGCGTATTAAATATCTCTTGGATTTTTCCAAAAGAAGAAATTTCTATTGACCGATCCTATCAAAAAATGCTAGCACTGATCCAAAAAGCATTCCCCGAATTGACGATTAATGCTTACGAAATCCCTCATTCTTATTGTCCCGGAAAATTCGACTTAAGCGTAGGCGGTAAAAAAATCGCAGGGATTGCGCAGCGAAGGGTAAAAGAAGGTATCGCTGTAATGATGTATTTAAGTGTTTTTGGCGATCAACAACAACGAAGCGAAATTGTCCGTGCATTTTACCAAGAAAGTTTAGGAAACGATTATGGGAAAAATGGTTATCCGGAAGTATGGCCTTCAACAATGACGACTCTTTCAAATGTCTTAGATAGACCGTTGACAATTCAAGAAACAAAAAACCGTTTTTTACAAGCCTTGGGTATTGACGAAACAGCACAAAATGCACTAAATTGGATCAAAGAAAAAAAACAGATGAACCAATTTGAGAAAAAGATACGTAATATGCAACAACGAAATAAACAATTAGAGGAGCTTAATCATGTCTCTACCTTATAA
- a CDS encoding ISLre2 family transposase — MESIVTDLVEVMKKETNFLARERAMMIFFTQLITTITQLAFQTLDEEICAQCKKEGFRVDRKSERTITFLFGTVTYVRRRMKNQANDIRYPLDEFLGIRKGLRYSSLVLRNVSQLGSIMVYRHVSQAIDCLTSWQMSHQNVQQLVVKTGELVQTRSTHESRYDGVIIKKKVPYLYLEGDGVKIGGQKKQSLEVHRFQVCEGSQKVGNRSEMIAPHFVSHLNRQKAYKEMMAYLQAYYDLSHTVVISNSDGGSGYEKAVFDELALGCLRHEHFRDRYHVHRKIKERMPFVPQLQHRMIRAIEHYDWQEVQLVLDTSESLIEEKEAEASEHLRLLHHYLQRNWPYLKSLKARGIRDPQACIGTIESTHRKITYRMKRQGRLWTKTGAQAMIRVIDSLRNQEFEGWLNQYEALPDDVVAQEKRWQAMKRWVQKKPNFQAHEGAFKGQMGEGKAKSAPLGQFAKGLNQLIMTPNYL; from the coding sequence ATGGAATCTATTGTAACAGATTTAGTGGAAGTAATGAAGAAGGAAACGAATTTTTTAGCAAGAGAAAGAGCTATGATGATCTTTTTTACGCAATTGATCACGACAATTACCCAACTAGCGTTTCAAACGCTTGATGAAGAAATTTGTGCGCAATGTAAGAAAGAAGGCTTTCGCGTCGATCGTAAAAGCGAGAGAACCATCACCTTTTTGTTTGGGACCGTGACCTATGTTCGTCGACGAATGAAAAATCAAGCCAATGACATTCGTTACCCCTTAGATGAATTTCTAGGGATTCGAAAAGGGCTTCGTTATAGTTCGCTAGTCCTGCGAAACGTCTCTCAATTAGGCAGTATCATGGTTTATCGTCATGTTTCTCAAGCGATTGACTGTTTAACTTCTTGGCAGATGAGTCATCAAAATGTGCAACAGTTGGTGGTTAAAACCGGTGAACTGGTCCAGACACGAAGCACGCATGAAAGTCGTTATGACGGCGTGATCATCAAGAAAAAAGTGCCTTATTTATATTTGGAAGGAGACGGCGTAAAGATTGGCGGACAGAAGAAACAATCTCTTGAAGTCCATCGTTTTCAAGTATGTGAAGGCAGCCAGAAAGTCGGGAATCGCTCGGAAATGATCGCCCCGCACTTTGTGAGTCATCTGAATCGGCAAAAAGCATACAAAGAAATGATGGCCTATCTTCAAGCCTATTATGATTTAAGTCATACCGTTGTCATTTCCAATAGTGACGGCGGTTCAGGCTATGAAAAAGCCGTGTTTGATGAACTGGCTTTAGGTTGTTTGCGTCATGAACACTTCCGTGATCGATACCATGTCCATCGTAAAATTAAAGAACGAATGCCTTTTGTTCCCCAACTCCAACATCGTATGATACGAGCGATTGAACATTATGATTGGCAAGAGGTCCAGCTTGTTTTAGATACCTCGGAAAGCTTGATTGAAGAAAAGGAAGCCGAGGCTTCAGAACATTTACGTTTACTGCATCACTATCTTCAAAGAAATTGGCCTTATTTAAAATCATTGAAAGCACGAGGAATCAGAGATCCCCAAGCATGTATTGGCACGATCGAAAGTACCCATCGAAAAATCACCTATCGCATGAAGCGCCAAGGTCGTTTATGGACAAAAACCGGTGCCCAAGCCATGATTCGTGTCATTGATAGTTTACGGAATCAAGAATTTGAAGGATGGTTGAATCAATACGAAGCCCTTCCGGACGACGTGGTCGCTCAAGAAAAGCGTTGGCAAGCTATGAAACGTTGGGTACAGAAAAAACCTAACTTTCAAGCTCATGAAGGTGCGTTTAAAGGGCAAATGGGCGAAGGAAAAGCGAAAAGTGCACCTTTAGGCCAATTCGCCAAAGGACTAAATCAATTAATAATGACCCCGAATTATCTCTAA